From one Montipora capricornis isolate CH-2021 chromosome 10, ASM3666992v2, whole genome shotgun sequence genomic stretch:
- the LOC138022186 gene encoding uncharacterized protein, with the protein MAAFTYFSKDLLSSLSAEVLCMILSYLPAKSLLNVSECNRRLRDLCQDCNSLWKHLCKTDFDADLTVKGSFPSFFVLYELLYKSRVILEDTDYSTFSGYLPDWLYYWSALSTKPPLPGFSNLPAGRTKKTWGLTEEDLTNYQMQCNKSREGVRLERYYSWSDGLEAALCKHKSRQRFHEVALKRCMRSQKQIHKAFPKASKNQRKRAFNKFQNEHRKLRNILSNQKEGASEFLNYQCPHKIGQDYIEGFLHKSGIKQLESYIEFAKQLERELDIEELLKDIPECVLLVYDRLSPTARQRFIPAEEFLDVAKEYFERVRRVWRWQNENGTEGRQAFRDCPVIKVHPSYSAYIQTGSESHFRTLRLNFEGLEKLKTWLDQNQWITKLLDSNFISILRGVPIQKQGNNDVSAQAIQALRKMVKLFLKSGRRVDFDRILKRLAESARRFLHIHLECVESLERTLSLNL; encoded by the exons ATGGCAGCTTTCACCTACTTCTCAAAGGATCTGTTGTCGAGTCTCAGCGCTGAGGTCCTTTGTATGATTCTTTCTTATTTGCCAGCAAAGTCTTTGCTGAATGTGAGCGAGTGTAATCGCCGTCTGCGTGATTTGTGTCAGGATTGCAATTCACTATGGAAGCATCTTTGTAAG ACAGATTTTGATGCCGATTTGACTGTGAAGGGCTCATTTCCATCGTTTTTTGTGTTGTATGAACTGTTGTATAAATCTCGTGTTATCCTTGAAGACACAGACTACAGTACGTTTAGTGGTTATCTTCCCGACTGGTTATATTATTGGAGTGCACTCAGTACTAAACCACCCCTCCCTGGATTTTCCAACTTGCCAGCTGGCAGGACAAAGAAAACCTGGG ggCTCACAGAAGAGGACTTGACAAATTACCAAATGCAATGCAATAAATCGAGAGAGGGAGTGAGACTGGAACGTTATTACAGCTGGTCAGATGGTCTAGAAGCAGCTCTGTGCAAGCACAAAAGCAGGCAAAGATTTCATGAAGTGGCGCTGAAACGCTGCATGCGCAGCCAGAAACAAATTCACAAAGCCTTCCCAAAGGCATCTAAGAACCAAAGGAAAAGAGCATTTAATAAATTCCAAAATGAACACCGCAAACTCAGGAACATTCTTTCAAACCAAAAGGAAGGTGCGAGTGAATTTCTCAATTATCAGTGTCCTCACAAGATTGGACAGGACTACATTGAAG GTTTTCTTCATAAAAGTGGTATTAAACAGCTGGAAAGTTACATTGAGTTTGCCAAACAACTTGAACGAGAACTAGACATTGAGGAGCTCTTGAAGGACATACCTGAGTGTGTTCTGCTTGTGTATGATAGACTTTCTCCAACAGCACGTCAACGCTTCATCCCTGCTGAAGAATTTCTGGATGttgcaaaagaatattttgaaagAGTAAGACGTGTTTGGAGGTGGCAAAATGAAAATGGGACAGAAGGGAGACAGGCTTTTCGAGATTGTCCGGTTATTAAAGTTCACCCTTCGTACAG CGCCTATATCCAGACAGGAAGCGAATCTCACTTCAGAACACTCCGACTCAACTTCGAAGGACTCGAAAAGTTAAAAACGTGGCTAGATCAAAATCAGTGGATAACAAAGCTGTTGGACTCCAATTTCATCTCTATTTTGCGAGGAGTTCCTATTCAGAAACAGGGGAACAATGACGTGAGCGCCCAGGCAATTCAGGCGCTTAGAAAAATGGTCAAACTGTTTCTTAAGTCCGGAAGGAGGGTTGATTTTGATAGAATTCTTAAGAGATTAGCGGAATCAGCCAGAAGATTTTTGCACATTCACTTGGAGTGTGTGGAGAGCTTAGAAAGAACTTTGTCTCTTAATTTATAG